The following proteins are encoded in a genomic region of Candidatus Zixiibacteriota bacterium:
- a CDS encoding cytochrome c3 family protein, which translates to MKTRLAILMIVVLAAAAPLIAQVVKVDEPGVCLACHDDIQVELKKKSPHTAFAEGKCSDCHNPHASRHAALLKENSGELCQSCHEDLKQVATLPSKHQPAANGECLSCHDPHASDFRNQLVQSQGELCQSCHPAVADWLKQAQVHSPVANRNCSQCHAPHGSEHQGILAKAVPQLCFDCHPQNQQFMTVHKGYDLADADCSTCHDPHASSHRGLLMANQHAPFESGECSECHAGGGKSFAIGGSVADICLKCHEDQAGARKAEFHAHIDGDRSCTNCHNPHASNVGALMASSQQTLCTRCHFTDVPAKDKPKYMTHPGQECSSCHAPHGADNARYLVNSDVMTMCRTCHADVHRNSHPMG; encoded by the coding sequence ATGAAGACGCGTCTTGCGATACTGATGATCGTGGTGCTGGCCGCGGCTGCGCCGCTGATTGCGCAAGTCGTCAAGGTCGACGAACCGGGGGTGTGTCTTGCGTGCCACGACGATATCCAGGTTGAACTGAAGAAGAAGAGTCCGCATACGGCTTTTGCCGAGGGCAAGTGTTCCGACTGCCACAATCCGCATGCGTCGCGCCATGCGGCGCTGCTGAAGGAGAATTCAGGCGAATTGTGTCAGAGTTGCCACGAAGATCTGAAACAGGTCGCCACGCTACCTTCGAAGCACCAACCCGCCGCAAACGGCGAGTGTTTGTCGTGTCACGATCCGCACGCCTCCGATTTCCGCAATCAACTGGTGCAGTCGCAAGGCGAGCTGTGCCAGAGTTGCCACCCGGCGGTCGCTGACTGGCTGAAGCAGGCGCAGGTCCACTCCCCGGTGGCGAATCGCAACTGCTCGCAGTGCCATGCGCCGCACGGATCCGAGCATCAAGGGATTCTGGCCAAGGCCGTTCCGCAGTTGTGCTTTGATTGCCATCCGCAGAACCAGCAGTTCATGACTGTTCACAAAGGCTATGACCTGGCAGATGCCGATTGTTCAACCTGCCATGATCCCCATGCTTCGTCGCACCGCGGGCTGCTGATGGCCAATCAACATGCGCCGTTCGAAAGCGGAGAGTGCTCAGAGTGCCACGCCGGCGGCGGCAAGTCATTCGCGATTGGCGGTTCAGTAGCCGATATCTGTCTGAAGTGTCATGAAGACCAGGCCGGCGCGCGCAAAGCAGAATTTCACGCGCATATCGATGGCGATCGGTCGTGCACCAACTGCCACAATCCGCACGCTTCCAATGTCGGCGCTCTGATGGCCTCGAGCCAACAAACGTTGTGCACGCGCTGCCACTTCACCGACGTGCCGGCGAAGGACAAGCCGAAGTACATGACGCATCCGGGCCAGGAGTGCTCGAGTTGTCATGCGCCGCACGGCGCCGACAATGCGCGGTATCTCGTGAACAGCGACGTGATGACCATGTGCCGCACCTGCCATGCCGACGTCCACCGCAACTCGCATCCGATGGG